In one window of Bacteroidota bacterium DNA:
- a CDS encoding TfoX/Sxy family protein: MAYNEKLADKLRQSLAGTKNLVEKKMFGGIALMINDKMCAGVYKDDIILRCVPEQTDNLLTKKGAKPFDLSGKKSMAGWLLISPDGWTNKKDFDYWLTVALDANKKATSSPTKKKK, translated from the coding sequence ATGGCTTACAATGAAAAATTAGCGGACAAACTCCGACAATCTCTCGCAGGGACAAAAAATTTAGTTGAGAAAAAAATGTTTGGCGGTATCGCTTTAATGATTAATGACAAAATGTGTGCAGGCGTTTACAAGGACGATATTATTCTTCGTTGCGTTCCCGAGCAGACAGACAATCTATTGACAAAAAAAGGAGCAAAACCATTTGACCTTTCAGGAAAAAAATCTATGGCTGGTTGGTTGCTCATAAGTCCTGACGGCTGGACAAACAAAAAGGACTTTGACTACTGGCTGACAGTTGCTCTTGACGCAAATAAAAAAGCAACATCTTCCCCGACAAAGAAAAAAAAGTAG